A single window of Rhipicephalus microplus isolate Deutch F79 chromosome 5, USDA_Rmic, whole genome shotgun sequence DNA harbors:
- the LOC119166755 gene encoding uncharacterized protein LOC119166755 isoform X3: MERGPKKRKRGPYKTYLNPKSQFQLPRSTARACPPTGASPSMPSSSDEADSDTERADPPSRTTSLKSRNSHIASPGSERPESEEDFPESDNEPVTSSGGRLGSSAGSAMEAPAAAPEAQEQRNSADPSQKFPAREPHAPADEVILLRLIS; encoded by the exons ATGGAGCGCggtccgaagaaaagaaagagaggacccTACAAGACTTATTTAAATCCCAAGTCTCAGTTCCAGCTACCAAGGAGCACCGCACGCGCTTGCCCGCCGACC GGTGCCAGCCCTAGCATGCCTTCTTCGAGTGATGAGGCAGACAGCGACACTGAAAGGGCAGATCCACCAAGTCGAACAACATCACTGAAGAGCCGGAATAGTCACATAGCTAGTCCGGGCTCCGAACGTCCGGAAAGTGAAGAAGATTTCCCCGAGTCCGATAATGAGCCG GTAACGTCAAGTGGAGGCCGGTTAGGCTCGTCAGCTGGCAGTGCTATGGAAGCTCCTGCTGCAGCCCCTGAAGCACAAGAGCAGAGGAACAGCGCTGATCCGTCACAGAAATTTCCTGCACGCGAGCCTCACGCCccagcagatgaagttattttactAAGGCTTATCAGTTAA
- the LOC119166755 gene encoding uncharacterized protein LOC119166755 isoform X1: MQPAADPVTEPDPSCKARFGDLFTQLVTEKVVLSKGDILLMALKHAVKNNLTLLGLTSLIDLINRIFDKPILPHSQYHLHKLFSETGTTMTFFFFCPRCFSHIGSLETNSYLKCSKCSHTTFVSSLSDAPFFVTLDVESQLQRLLKDCDLLDLTKPLPTNGTFSDIWDGTMYRTFVAESQHCGPRISFSLNADGTPLFKSSGTSIWPIQLIVNELPPQQRMSKLVLAALWFWKEKPNMALFQGTFVEKMNELCENGVELQRQGRVEKYKVYCICSSVDSVARAPMQGVTQFNGYFGCNWCLQRGERAGGATKYPVEEVEPTERSELQMLNDMEIALKGGVPVQGVKTVSPLINLPHFNIVWSFVPDYMHCVLLGVARQFLELWFNSDSACSISRHQHIVDRRLMSIKPPMDVKRLPRPTKERKWWKAKELESWLLCYSVPVLHGILEKPYMQHWACLVEALHIMLQRAISPTELTIAEGLLLEFHVRAELLFGKSVMTFNMHQLTHIAKSVRHWGPLWAHSAFPFEAGNGSLKKAVKAANGIPHQVCRVLQMESMVVELQRQAISPSVAEYCSSFDGTKTQKSVLSSGGYRFFGHGSRRASAGLQPSLHDTTLEFTKYRRMLAKGSIITDSMYASNKRTNSSVVELQNGHFVIVEEIYHGSDNKAYISARKLSCSPVMYNLVAMSHVLKVNHKAANTSLVECSEIRKVVVFVELERASYVCFPPSSFTL; encoded by the exons ATG caGCCTGCTGCAGATCCAGTGACAGAGCCTGATCCATCTTGCAAGGCACGCTTTGGAGACCTTTTTACACAACTTGTCACTGAGAAAGTGGTTCTTTCGAAGGGAGATATTCTCCTAATGGCACTAAAGCATGCTGTGAAGAATAATTTGACTCTTTTGGGTTTAACTAGCTTAATAGATTTAATTAACAGAATTTTTGATAAACCTATATTACCTCACTCACAGTATCACCTACATAAACTTTTTAGCGAAACTGGCACCACtatgacttttttctttttttgtccgaGATGCTTTTCGCATATTGGCAGTCTTGAGACAAATTCTTACTTGAAATGCTCGAAGTGCAGTCACACAACTTTTGTGTCTTCCCTTTCGGATGCCCCCTTTTTTGTCACTCTCGATGTGGAGTCGCAACTTCAAAGGCTACTTAAGGACTGTGATCTTCTTGATTTAACAAAGCCCCTTCCGACGAATGGGACATTTTCAGACATCTGGGATGGTACAATGTATCGTACTTTTGTAGCCGAATCTCAACACTGTGGACCAAGAATCAGTTTCTCGTTGAATGCAGATGGGACCCCGCTTTTCAAATCAAGTGGGACATCAATTTGGCCCATCCAGCTAATTGTTAATGAGCTCCCTCCACAGCAAAGAATGTCCAAATTGGTCCTGGCCGCATTGTGGTTCTGGAAAGAAAAGCCAAACATGGCACTTTTCCAAGGTACTTTTGTTGAGAAAATGAACGAGCTGTGTGAGAATGGCGTTGAATTACAACGTCAAGGAAGGGTTGAAAAATATAAGGTCTATTGTATCTGTTCAAGTGTAGATTCTGTTGCTAGGGCACCGATGCAAGGTGTAACCCAATTTAATGGGTATTTTGGATGTAATTGGTGTCTCCAAAGAGGTGAGAGAGCTGGCGGGGCAACTAAATACCCAGTTGAGGAAGTTGAACCCACAGAAAGAAGTGAGCTCCAAATGCTAAATGACATGGAGATTGCTTTGAAAGGGGGGGTGCCTGTGCAAGGAGTCAAAACAGTGTCACCGTTGATAAACCTGCCCCATTTTAACATAGTGTGGAGCTTTGTGCCAGACTATATGCACTGTGTCTTGCTGGGGGTAGCGCGCCAGTTCCTAGAATTGTGGTTCAATTctgatagtgcctgttcaataagcCGACATCAGCACATAGTGGACCGCAGGCTTATGTCTATTAAGCCACCAATGGATGTGAAGCGATTGCCGAGGCCGACAAAAGAGCGGAAATGGTGGAAGGCCAAGGAACTTGAGAGCTGGCTACTTTGTTACAGTGTCCCTGTTTTGCATGGCATTCTTGAGAAGCCATACATGCAACACTGGGCTTGCCTAGTTGAAGCCTTGCACATAATGTTGCAGCGTGCAATCAGCCCAACTGAGCTCACCATTGCCGAGGGGCTATTGTTGGAGTTTCATGTGCGTGCAGAACTGCTGTTTGGCAAGTCAGTCATGACATTCAACATGCACCAACTGACTCATATAGCAAAGAGTGTGCGCCACTGGGGACCACTTTGGGCACACAGTGCGTTCCCATTTGAAGCTGGGAACGGCAGCCTAAAAAAAGCTGTAAAAGCAGCTAACGGAATTCCCCATCAAGTCTGCCGAGTCCTACAGATGGAAAGCATGGTAGTAGAACTTCAACGGCAGGCTATCAGTCCAAGTGTAGCAGAGTACTGCTCGTCTTTTGATGgcacaaaaacgcaaaaaagcgtaCTTAGTAGTGGTGGCTACCGTTTTTTCGGACACGGTTCCCGACGTGCATCAGCAGGTTTGCAGCCATCTTTACATGACACTACCCTTGAGTTCACCAAATACAGAAGAATGTTGGCGAAGGGATCAATTATCACTGATAGCATGTATGCATCTAACAAGAGGACCAATAGCTCTGTTGTTGAACTTCAAAATGGGCATTTTGTTATTGTTGAAGAAATATACCATGGCAGCGACAACAAAGCATATATATCTGCAAGGAAATTAAGCTGCAGTCCAGTGATGTACAACTTGGTGGCCATGTCACATGTGCTGAAAGTAAATCACAAGGCAGCGAATACATCACTGGTCGAATGCTCTGAAATCAGAAAGGTGGTTGTGTTTGTGGAACTCGAAAGAGCTTCCTATGTATGCTTCCCTCCAAGTTCCTTTACATTGTAA
- the LOC119166755 gene encoding uncharacterized protein LOC119166755 isoform X2, with the protein MPAADPVTEPDPSCKARFGDLFTQLVTEKVVLSKGDILLMALKHAVKNNLTLLGLTSLIDLINRIFDKPILPHSQYHLHKLFSETGTTMTFFFFCPRCFSHIGSLETNSYLKCSKCSHTTFVSSLSDAPFFVTLDVESQLQRLLKDCDLLDLTKPLPTNGTFSDIWDGTMYRTFVAESQHCGPRISFSLNADGTPLFKSSGTSIWPIQLIVNELPPQQRMSKLVLAALWFWKEKPNMALFQGTFVEKMNELCENGVELQRQGRVEKYKVYCICSSVDSVARAPMQGVTQFNGYFGCNWCLQRGERAGGATKYPVEEVEPTERSELQMLNDMEIALKGGVPVQGVKTVSPLINLPHFNIVWSFVPDYMHCVLLGVARQFLELWFNSDSACSISRHQHIVDRRLMSIKPPMDVKRLPRPTKERKWWKAKELESWLLCYSVPVLHGILEKPYMQHWACLVEALHIMLQRAISPTELTIAEGLLLEFHVRAELLFGKSVMTFNMHQLTHIAKSVRHWGPLWAHSAFPFEAGNGSLKKAVKAANGIPHQVCRVLQMESMVVELQRQAISPSVAEYCSSFDGTKTQKSVLSSGGYRFFGHGSRRASAGLQPSLHDTTLEFTKYRRMLAKGSIITDSMYASNKRTNSSVVELQNGHFVIVEEIYHGSDNKAYISARKLSCSPVMYNLVAMSHVLKVNHKAANTSLVECSEIRKVVVFVELERASYVCFPPSSFTL; encoded by the exons ATG CCTGCTGCAGATCCAGTGACAGAGCCTGATCCATCTTGCAAGGCACGCTTTGGAGACCTTTTTACACAACTTGTCACTGAGAAAGTGGTTCTTTCGAAGGGAGATATTCTCCTAATGGCACTAAAGCATGCTGTGAAGAATAATTTGACTCTTTTGGGTTTAACTAGCTTAATAGATTTAATTAACAGAATTTTTGATAAACCTATATTACCTCACTCACAGTATCACCTACATAAACTTTTTAGCGAAACTGGCACCACtatgacttttttctttttttgtccgaGATGCTTTTCGCATATTGGCAGTCTTGAGACAAATTCTTACTTGAAATGCTCGAAGTGCAGTCACACAACTTTTGTGTCTTCCCTTTCGGATGCCCCCTTTTTTGTCACTCTCGATGTGGAGTCGCAACTTCAAAGGCTACTTAAGGACTGTGATCTTCTTGATTTAACAAAGCCCCTTCCGACGAATGGGACATTTTCAGACATCTGGGATGGTACAATGTATCGTACTTTTGTAGCCGAATCTCAACACTGTGGACCAAGAATCAGTTTCTCGTTGAATGCAGATGGGACCCCGCTTTTCAAATCAAGTGGGACATCAATTTGGCCCATCCAGCTAATTGTTAATGAGCTCCCTCCACAGCAAAGAATGTCCAAATTGGTCCTGGCCGCATTGTGGTTCTGGAAAGAAAAGCCAAACATGGCACTTTTCCAAGGTACTTTTGTTGAGAAAATGAACGAGCTGTGTGAGAATGGCGTTGAATTACAACGTCAAGGAAGGGTTGAAAAATATAAGGTCTATTGTATCTGTTCAAGTGTAGATTCTGTTGCTAGGGCACCGATGCAAGGTGTAACCCAATTTAATGGGTATTTTGGATGTAATTGGTGTCTCCAAAGAGGTGAGAGAGCTGGCGGGGCAACTAAATACCCAGTTGAGGAAGTTGAACCCACAGAAAGAAGTGAGCTCCAAATGCTAAATGACATGGAGATTGCTTTGAAAGGGGGGGTGCCTGTGCAAGGAGTCAAAACAGTGTCACCGTTGATAAACCTGCCCCATTTTAACATAGTGTGGAGCTTTGTGCCAGACTATATGCACTGTGTCTTGCTGGGGGTAGCGCGCCAGTTCCTAGAATTGTGGTTCAATTctgatagtgcctgttcaataagcCGACATCAGCACATAGTGGACCGCAGGCTTATGTCTATTAAGCCACCAATGGATGTGAAGCGATTGCCGAGGCCGACAAAAGAGCGGAAATGGTGGAAGGCCAAGGAACTTGAGAGCTGGCTACTTTGTTACAGTGTCCCTGTTTTGCATGGCATTCTTGAGAAGCCATACATGCAACACTGGGCTTGCCTAGTTGAAGCCTTGCACATAATGTTGCAGCGTGCAATCAGCCCAACTGAGCTCACCATTGCCGAGGGGCTATTGTTGGAGTTTCATGTGCGTGCAGAACTGCTGTTTGGCAAGTCAGTCATGACATTCAACATGCACCAACTGACTCATATAGCAAAGAGTGTGCGCCACTGGGGACCACTTTGGGCACACAGTGCGTTCCCATTTGAAGCTGGGAACGGCAGCCTAAAAAAAGCTGTAAAAGCAGCTAACGGAATTCCCCATCAAGTCTGCCGAGTCCTACAGATGGAAAGCATGGTAGTAGAACTTCAACGGCAGGCTATCAGTCCAAGTGTAGCAGAGTACTGCTCGTCTTTTGATGgcacaaaaacgcaaaaaagcgtaCTTAGTAGTGGTGGCTACCGTTTTTTCGGACACGGTTCCCGACGTGCATCAGCAGGTTTGCAGCCATCTTTACATGACACTACCCTTGAGTTCACCAAATACAGAAGAATGTTGGCGAAGGGATCAATTATCACTGATAGCATGTATGCATCTAACAAGAGGACCAATAGCTCTGTTGTTGAACTTCAAAATGGGCATTTTGTTATTGTTGAAGAAATATACCATGGCAGCGACAACAAAGCATATATATCTGCAAGGAAATTAAGCTGCAGTCCAGTGATGTACAACTTGGTGGCCATGTCACATGTGCTGAAAGTAAATCACAAGGCAGCGAATACATCACTGGTCGAATGCTCTGAAATCAGAAAGGTGGTTGTGTTTGTGGAACTCGAAAGAGCTTCCTATGTATGCTTCCCTCCAAGTTCCTTTACATTGTAA